The following proteins come from a genomic window of Amaranthus tricolor cultivar Red isolate AtriRed21 chromosome 14, ASM2621246v1, whole genome shotgun sequence:
- the LOC130800442 gene encoding protein MIZU-KUSSEI 1-like, producing MKTTPLLNMSKSNFPWSSSRKVQNDETLDQKPEENQDKYPPNHTLTDLNARKKLQAIAVSRIRSVLTALSIHKSSSNFPNLGSCPKVIGTLFGYRKGHVHFVFQREHNSIPVFFIELSTPITNLVKEMASGLVRIALECDKQEQKSEKRFKRRRLLEEQVWRTYCNGKKCGFATKREIGANEAKILKAIEPISMGAGVLPGFNGSGAGPDGELMYMRAQFERVVGSRDSEALYMVNPDCHGAPELSIYLLRV from the coding sequence ATGAAGACAACACCCTTACTCAACATGTCCAAATCTAATTTCCCATGGTCATCTTCAAGGAAAGTCCAAAATGATGAAACTTTGGATCAAAAACCGGAGGAAAATCAGGACAAATATCCACCAAATCATACACTTACTGATCTAAATGCAAGGAAAAAACTACAAGCAATTGCAGTTTCTAGAATAAGGTCAGTTCTTACAGCCTTAAGTATCCACAAATCCTCTTCAAATTTCCCTAATTTAGGGTCATGCCCTAAAGTTATAGGTACCCTTTTTGGGTATAGAAAAGGGCATGTTCATTTTGTGTTTCAAAGGGAACATAACTCAATTCCAGTGTTTTTTATTGAACTTTCAACTCCTATAACTAATCTTGTTAAAGAAATGGCTTCTGGGTTAGTTAGAATTGCTTTAGAATGTGATAAACAAGAACAGAAATCAGAGAAAAGGTTTAAGAGAAGAAGATTGTTGGAAGAACAAGTTTGGAGGACTTATTGTAATGGGAAGAAATGTGGGTTTGCTACAAAAAGAGAAATTGGGGCTAATGAAGCTAAGATTTTGAAAGCTATTGAGCCTATTTCAATGGGGGCTGGTGTTCTTCCTGGGTTTAATGGGTCTGGAGCGGGTCCTGATGGGGAGCTTATGTATATGAGGGCCCAATTTGAAAGGGTTGTTGGGTCTAGAGATTCTGAAGCTTTGTATATGGTTAATCCTGATTGTCATGGTGCTCCTGAGCTTAGTATCTACTTGCTTAGAGTCTAA